A stretch of the Aphis gossypii isolate Hap1 chromosome 2, ASM2018417v2, whole genome shotgun sequence genome encodes the following:
- the LOC114132726 gene encoding alpha/beta hydrolase domain-containing protein 17C, whose product MNGMTFSELMYLFCCPPLPSRIASKLAFLPPPITYDFTPVDSGETKYHIKFNDKAEWQYTDSDVQNIEGFYARTSRGNRIACIFVRCCPNARYTILFSHGNAVDLGQMSSFYLGLGMRINCNIFSYDYSGYGISKGKPSERDLYADIDAAWQTLRTTYGISPENIILYGQSIGTVPTVDLASRYEVGAVVLHSPLTSGIKVAFPRSKRKWFFDVFTSIDKVSEVNSPVLVIHGTHDEVIDFSHGVAIYEKCPKAVPPLWVEGAGHNDVELHNVYLERLKQFVTTELLN is encoded by the exons ATGAACGGGATGACGTTCAGCGAGTTAATGTATCTGTTTTGCTGTCCACCCCTACCATCCCGCATTGCTTCCAAACTTGCGTTCCTTCCACCACCAATTACGTACGACTTCACGCCGGTCGACAGTGGTGAGACTAAATATCATATCAAGTTCAACGATAAGGCTGAGTGGCAGTATACGGACAGTGACGTGCAAAACATTGAAGGATTTTATGCCCGTACGTCCCGTGGCAATCGCATAGCGTGCATATTCGTGCGATGCTGTCCCAACGCCCGTTACACCATACTTTTTTCGCACGGAAATGCTGTCGACCTAGGTCAGATGAGCAGTTTCTACTTGGGATTGGGTATGAGGATCAACTGCAACATATTTAGTTATGATTATTCCGGTTACGGCATCAGCAAGGGTAAGCCAAGTGAGAGAGACTTGTATGCAGATATTGATGCTGCTTGGCAAACATTAAGAACCACCTACGGCATCAGTCCCgagaatataatactatatggtCAGAGCATTGGTACTGTGCCCACTGTCGATTTAGCATCCAGATATGAAGTGGGAGCTGTAGTCCTTCATTCGCCATTGACATCCGGCATAAAAGTTGCATTTCCTAGATCTAAAAGGAAATGGTTTTTTGATGTGTTTACCAG tattgatAAGGTATCAGAAGTTAACTCTCCAGTGCTCGTCATACACGGAACACATGACGAAGTAATTGATTTTTCACACGGTGTTgctatttatgaaaaatgtccTAAAGCAGTTCCACCACTATGGGTtgag GGTGCTGGACACAATGATGTAGAATTGCATAATGTTTATTTGGAAAGACTTAAACAATTTGTTACAACTGAACTGCTCAACTga